In Eremothecium gossypii ATCC 10895 chromosome IV, complete sequence, the genomic stretch TCGCACCGTATTACCAAGACGTCGAAGCATCGACCGTGGAAATTTTATAACAAATTTTAGCATTTTGTACGGACTGCCCCAACAAACCTCTCGGCCATTTAGCGTGGACGGACGCGCCGCGGCCTCTGCAGTACGTGTATCTCTATCCCAGGCCCCAGGTTGGTCACGCTTTTGTACCTATAGTCCAGTACGGGCTTTTGTTCCACATTCAGGTCCCCTTCACGCGGCACGCCCTCTGGGGCATCCTCTTGTAGCATGCCCTGCGGCGAAACGCGACCGCGACGCTCACGCAAAAGCACATATGGCGCGCCAGCTGGCATtggcgcaggcgctgcggctgcgggtACACCAATTGGCGCGATATCGCAGAGCAGCAGACGGCGCCAGACGGCTAGCTTGCGTATGTCGTTCAGGATGATATTGACGACCCAGTTGTGCTCGAAGTGAAGCCGAAAACGCTGCTTGTCCAGCCTCTCGAACGTCATTGTATGCAGATCCAGCCCTGGGATCGGCTGCTCCGGGCGATCACCCTGCTCTGCCGCACGCACGATGTCCCGGAAGTCGGCTAGGCCCCCGATCTTGAACTTGCGCAGCGTCTCTTCCGCGCCCGGACTCCCCAGTTCATAGATAATGTACAGTAGATCGTCCCGCAGCTCGGCGAGCAGGCTCTGTTTGTCGTCCTCCGAGAGGTGTACGCGCACGGACGGCGACTTCAAGCGTACAATCGCGCTGTTTGAAAGAATCGGAGCTTCGAACAGGGAGCACGAGGCCGCGTTATTCAGTACCTCTCGCCGGTTGATGAAAACACGCACCGGCATGACATAGCCcggctgcagctgcagcagtgCGTGTGTAGGTGACATCAACGTCTTTACTATTTGTTTACATAGAGTACCACTTTTCGGGCGTAAGTGCGCACTTTGCGTCTGGAAGTGCGTTGCCGCCCACCAAGAGCAAGTCACGTGGCATACATTCAGACGCCCCACATTACTAACCAGATGGCCAGCACAGCGAACGCCAACGCAGCCATATCGCACATCGCGGCACGTTGATTAGCCAAGCGTGCGGCCAGCCTTTCACCACGCCGCATGTCTGCAGCACGCTTCTCCAGCACGGCCGCGTGTTCTAGGCGCCGAAGTCGCGTCTCCAGTGCGGCGGCCGCCGACCTCCCATGCGCCAACCGCGTCTCCAGCGTCTGCAGTGTGACCAGCGCGGGCCGGAACGCGCTTTCCAGGCGGGCGCTGAACGCTTCCcgctccgccgcccgcaCCGCGTCTGAGGGCGCCTCCACAACCTCCTGCTGTAGCCTCCGCACCGCGCCCGCCTCGCGTGCAGCTTCCGCCCCCAACTTGCCAAGCGCCGCTTCCACTGCCGCCAGGGCGTCGGCGCGCGGAAGCAGCCCACGTGTCACAGcggcccgcgcccgcgcgtCTAGCGCGAGCACCTCTGGGCGCCCGTGGCCCGCGGCTGGGCCGCTACCGCTGGGCGCAGCAGTGCCGCTCCGTCCTGCTGCGCCCAcgtccagcgccagcacctCGGCCACAGTCGCCGCGCTCTCGACGCTGCCCACAGACGAGCCCAGAGCGGCGCGACCTTGGGCGGCTGTCACGCGCTGTTCTCCCGCAGGCTGCAGGAACTGCTCTACTAGCCGCTGGGTCCGTGCTGCAGGCACTGACACGCTAGCCGCTGTGTTCGGGGCCGCGCCAGGCGCGGTGGCGCACTCAAAGAGGCAATCGCTAAACCGccccgctgccgcgcccACGCCGCTGCGTGCCCCTCTCCGCTTGCGACCGTGTTCCATACTGCCGCCCGGTGCAGGTTACTGACGCAGCGGGGCCGTCTCAATCAGGGTGGGGTTGGCATTTTTTGTGGCAGACCGGGTAATGTCTTACCCGGTCTAGTGCTGTCGCGTCCTCTCGAACCGGTAGCCGAACCTTTATTAACAGCTTATCCTTTCGCTCGAAAAAAGGATTGGAAACAGCGGTTTTGTATGGTTAGCAGAGGCTTGCAGAGGGATTTTGCGTGTGATTCAGGACGTTTCAGCAGGATTTGAGCGCGTTGAGCAGTTGCAGGGGTTGCGCGGGTTTAGAGAGACGTTTCGGACCCGATACAGGCTATAGAAGAGCAGGGAAGCTGCATAGATAAACGCAGGCCAGCAGAAGCAACAAAACAGACCATCAGAATGTCCTACGAAGTTGGAACGCGTTGCTGGTACCCGGACAAGGAGCAGGGGTGGATCGGGGGGGAGATCACGAAGCACCGGCTGGTGGGCGACAAGTACCAGCTCGACCTCACGCTCGAGAACGGCGAAGTGGTCGAGATCACGGCGCCGAGTGTGGAAGAGGGCTCGTGCGAGGAGCTTCCGCTGTTGCGGAACCCACCGATTCTTGAGGCGACCGAGGACTTAACGTCGCTCTCGTACTTGAACGAGCCTGCGGTTTTGCACGCGATCAAGGCGCGGTACGCGCAGCTAAACATCTACACGTACTCGGGTATTGTGCTTATCGCGACGAACCCGTTCGATCGGGTGGATCAGCTCTACTCGCAGGACATGATTCAGGCGTACgcagggcggcggcggggcgaGTTGGAGCCGCACTTGTTTGCGATTGCGGAGGAGGCTTACAGTCTGATGAAGAACAGCAAGCAGAACCAGACGATCGTGGTGTCGGGCGAGTCGGGTGCGGGCAAGACGGTTTCCGCCAAATACATCATGCGTTACTTTGCGACAGTAGAACAGAGCAATCTAGTGGGGAGTGGTGGCTCAATGCATCACATTGAGATGTCGGAGACGGAAAAAAAGATCTTGGCCACGAATCCGATCATGGAGGCTTTCGGAAATGCAAAGACGACGCGAAATGACAACTCTTCACGTTTCGGAAAGTATCTAGAGATTCTGTTTGACAAAGATATTTCCATTATCGGCGCTCGTATACGGACCTATCTTTTGGAACGGTCGCGGCTTGTGTTCCAGCCACCCTCGGAACGGAACTACCACATTTTCTATCAGCTTTTGGCAGGGTTGCCGGAGGAAACGAAGAAAGAACTGAAGTTGGGTGGTGTAGAGGAATATCACTATATGAACCAGGGAGGCGCGTCAGAGATCCAGGGCGTGGATGACCGCGAGGAGTATGCTATCACCACCAAGGCCCTCTCTTTGGTCGATATCACAGAGCGCACGCAGACTGCGCTATTCAAGGTCTTGGCTGCGTTGTTACACATCGGTAATATAGATGTCAAGAAAACAAGGAATGATGCGTCAGTAAGTGCAACTGATCCTAGCTTGGAGATTGCATGTGAGTTGCTTGGCATTGATGCATACAATTTCGCAAAATGGATCACCAAGAAGCAGATTACGACTAGGTCGGAGAAGATTGTTTCGAATCTCAACTACGGTCAGGCCGTTGTGGCTCGTGATTCCGTTGCCAAATTCATATATTCTGCATTGTTCGACTGGTTGGTTGAGAACATAAATAATGTCCTATGCAACCCAGCAGTGATAAATGAAATTGCGTCCTTCATTGGCGTCCTTGATATCTATGGGTTTGAACATTTTGAAAAGAATTCTTTCGAACAATTCTGTATCAATTACGCGAACGAAAAGTTGCAACAAGAGTTCAATCAGCACGTCTTCAAGTTGGAGCAGGAAGAATACGTAAAGGAAGAGATACAGTGGTCCTTTATTGAGTTCAATGATAACCAACCATGCATTGACCTAATTGAAAATAAGTTAGGAATCTTATCTCTCCTTGATGAAGAATCCCGACTCCCAGCTGGTTCGGACGAGACTTGGACACAGAAGTTGTACCAGACTCTAGACAAACCCCCAACGAATACTGTTTTCTCTAAGCCTCGGTTTGGCCAGACGAAGTTTGTTGTTTCGCACTACGCCCATGATGTTGCGTACGACGTTGAAGGCTTCATTGAAAAGAACAGAGATACAGTGTCTGACGGCCACCTAGAGGTATTAAAGGGGTCAACAAATGAGACTTTGCTTGCCATTTTAGAAACAATTGATAGAAATGCCGCAAAACTGGCTGAGAAATTGGAGTCCCAGAAAAAGCCTGGACCTACTACCAGAACTGTTAATAGAAAACCTACGTTGGGTTCTCTTTTCAAGCAATCGTTGGTTGAATTGATGAGTACAATTAACTCTACGAACGTACATTACATTCGGTGCATCAAACCGAATGAAGAAAAGGAGGCATGGAAGTTCGACAACTTGATGGTGCTTTCCCAATTGAGAGCATGTGGTGTTTTGGAAACGATTAGGATTTCATGTGCTGGGTTCCCAACCAGATGGACTTACGATGAGTTTGCCTTAAGATACCATATATTGGTGCCATCAACCAATTGGACTAAAATCTTTGCCACTGGCACTACTGAAGAAGAGATCAATCAGCTTTGTAAAAACATCTTGGATACCACAGTTACTGATAAAGAAAAATACCAGTTGGGAAATACCAAGATTTTTTTCAAGGCTGGTATGTTAGCGTTCTTGGAGAAGAAGAGAACTGACAAATTGAATTCTTCTTCTACTATGATCCAAAAGAAGATTAAGGGTATTTACTACCGTAGAAGGTACCTCGAGATCACTAATGCTATCAAAAGAACCCATTCTGTGGCAAAAGGTAATCTTCTTCGTGCTCGCATTGACTTGGAATTCAAGACGTGGGCAGCAATCACAATTCAGTCTCTGTACAGAGGATCCCTTATTCGCCGCGATACCATCCATCTGTTAGATTCCATCATCAGGACTCAGTCTCTCTTGAGAAGATCATTAGCTCGCAAGGAATTGAGGGCAAGACTCGAAACTGATGCTGCTATAACGATTCAGAAGAACATTAGAGCATTCAAACCAAGGACAAGTTACATTACAAATAGAAGAAGTACTATTGTTGTGCAATCCTTGGTGAGAAGAAGATTCGCAAAGCGGAAGCTAGAAACTTTGAAACAGGAGGCGAAGTCCGTCAGCCACTTGAAGGAAGTATCATACAAACTAGAAAACAAGGTCATCGAGTTGACAGAGTCGTTGGCTGCTAAGGTCAAGGAGAACAAAGACTTGAATTCCCGGATTAAAGAGCTACAGTTGTCTCTAAACGAATCTGCCAATATTCGGGAATTGTTGAAGACCAAGCAGGAAGAGTATCGGAAATCCATCGATCAACAGAAGGATACACACGCTGCTGCCTATGAAGAGGTTACTGGTAGATTGACTCTTGCGATGAAAGAAGTCGATGATGCCCGGCAGGAGATTGACCAGTTGAAGTCCAAGCAAGAGGACTTAAAGTTGGAGGTAAAGGCGAAGATTGAAGAACTTTCGAAGGTTAGACAAGATTTGTCTGATTCTAGAACGCAGAATTCAGATTTGTCGAACGAGGTCTCGTCATTGAAAGAGGAAATTGCTCGCTTGCATAATGCTATTCGCAATGCTCCTGCCACTGGCACCTTATCGCCCACTAGGAGTAAGCGTATTAGCTCTTACAGCGGTTTAGACAACATCGGCTCACCTAAACAGTGGAATGTTGTCTCCCTGAATAACGGGCTGATGGAGGAAGAGACTAGGTCCATTATGTCACAACTTTCTCAGATAAACGACGAGCTATACAAATTGTTGAACGATGATAGACCCTTGACATCCGAAATTGTAGAGGGATTGTTGAAGAGCGGTAAGATCCCCCAGCCAGGATTTGCCGCCAACTTAACCCGGAAGGAGGTATTGTATCCTGCTAGGGTTTTGATTATCATTTTGAGCGATATGTGGAGGTTAGGATTAACCGAGCAGAGCGAAAGGTTCTTAGCTGAGGTCTTATCTACGATTCAAACGTTGGTGACGAACTTAAAGGGTGACAACGTGATTATAAACGGTGCCTTCTGGTTGACCAACGTGCGTGAGCTGTACTCCTTTGCTATTTATGCGCACGATTCTATCCTAAACGATAATGCCTACATTAAGGATTTGAACGAGGATGAATACAAGCAGTACGTCACACTTGTGAGTGTTTTGAAGGATGACTTTGAGTCATTAAGCTATAATATCTACAACATTTGGTTGAAGAAATTGCAAAAAGAATTGGAAAAGAGGGCCGTTTCAGCTGTTGTTATGTCTCAGTCTCTTCCAGGGTTCATTGTACCTGAATCCTCTGCTTTTTTGCCAAAGATATTCTcgagctccagcagctACAAGATGGATGATATTCTAACTTTTTTCAACACGATATACTGGTCCATGAAGGCGTACCATGTGGAAACGGAAGTGTACCGTGAGGTCATAATGTCGTTATTGCGGTACGTTGATGCCATCTGCTTCAATGACTTGATCATGAAGCGGAACTTCCTGTCTTGGAAGCGTGGCTTGCAGTTGAACTACAATGTGACGAGATTGGAGGAGTGGTGCAAGGTTCATCACATTCCCGAAGGTAGCGATTGTCTAGAACACATGCTGCAGGCTTCAAAGTTGTTACAGCTAAAGAAGGCCAACATGGAGGACATCAACATTATTTGGGAGATCTGTTCCTCTTTGAAGCCAGCTCAAATCCAGAAATTGATTTCGCAGTACTCCGCCGCAGACTATGAAGTACCTATCCCTCAGGAGATCCTCAGCTTCGTGGCAGACAGAGTCAAGAAGGAGTCTGCGCTCTCCAATGACGGCAAGTCGGCCTCACACAGCAGTGACATCTTTTTGCCCGTGGCCACCGGTTCTTTCGCGGATCCGTTCAGTCAGATAGAACCACGCGAGATCAACAAGATAGAGGCTCACATTCCGGCTTGGTTGAACTTGCCAATATCAAGACGGGTCGTAGAGTTGATTACAGAAAATGTCTCTGCTCAGGAATCCCAGGCACAGGACTTGGAGTAGTCCCTTCGCCTCTGCTCCCCTCGGAAAGCAACATGTATATGTGTTTTGTTATATTAAAGACCCAATTTACATATCGTTATGAATACTGATTTATATTAAAGACTCTTTCATAGGAAACGGGTATTTAACTGTAGTTTACAAAAGTAAGCCGGCAACacgccgcagcgcgcgccTGCAACCGGCCAAGCCCAGCATAGATCAGCATCGACTGCTGACACCGCCGGCGGTCGCGCCGAGTGGCCCGCAGCATTGTCGGTGAAGCTGAGCCTCCTAGTATCATAACCAAAATGTGGCAGTCCGCCATCCCCCGCCCGGTTAAGTGAAGTGTACGACAATCGGCACGATGATAACGATCAAGAGAAGTACCACCACAAGAACTAAGCATAGCCGCATCTTCAAATCCTTCCACCACATCTGTTTCCGGACGCGGTTCGCGCCGCGCTTGAACCCTTGCGCAGACACAGCAAGGTTGTCCGCCTTGTCCTGTATCGACGTCAACCGTTCACCACGCTCCGCCACCTTGTTGATATTATCCCGCATTATGCCTACCGTGTCATCGATTTCCTGTGTCCTGTTAGTGTTCTGTGCTCGTTTGCTCACGCCTACAGTTTCTCCTACAGGCCTGCTCCACTACATACTGCTTTCAATGCGGCCGCTTTGGACTGCGACTGCGCCCCCTCTGGGGGAACGTATGGGTCATATGGCACAGACGAAGACATAGCAACCTGCAACTCCTGTAAGTTATCCGTAAATGCCTTGGAACTCTTATTCCTAGGTCGCTTTGTGGTCAATAGAGAACTGGACCATTATCGCTTAAGCTTTATAAAATTGAGCCACCGTCACGGATTGTTGAAGTAATTATATACGAAATACATAACGGTTATATGAGTCGACGCTATCTTCTGGTGTACGAATGATGGATCCGGtccacctgctgctgaagcGCCCTGAGGTCGCCAATGATGTTGGTTTTAGGCGGCAATGGTTGAGATGCATGCTGAGGGGGCTGCAAGAAGTTGTTGTGGGGGAGATGTTGCTGATGAAGTAAGGGCGACGACGAAAAAGGAGGGTTCGGTGAGCCATAGCGGTTAGCAGCAAGATAGGCGGGTTCGTGCTGCGAGGGATGGGAGGAAAGCGCTGCATAGCCCGGCTGGGTATTCGGTATCACATATCCGCTTGTGGGGGCATATTGAGATGGTGCGGTATGCTGGTTGGTGGATGAGGGTGAAGAGGAGGGCTGGAAGCCACCGCCATAGTATGGACGCTGCGGGTCTGGGACGGCGAGCAAAGAATGGCTTGGCTGCGGCGATTGCTGGGAGACCATGGCGGGAAGATGCATTGGCGAGTGCATCGGTGAAGAAGAGCGGTAGTAACCGGTCGACTGGGGCTGCAGGACAGGCGTCGAGGAGCGATTGGCGGGCACA encodes the following:
- a CDS encoding ADR353Cp (Syntenic homolog of Saccharomyces cerevisiae YOR324C (FRT1) and YAL028W (FRT2)), whose translation is MEHGRKRRGARSGVGAAAGRFSDCLFECATAPGAAPNTAASVSVPAARTQRLVEQFLQPAGEQRVTAAQGRAALGSSVGSVESAATVAEVLALDVGAAGRSGTAAPSGSGPAAGHGRPEVLALDARARAAVTRGLLPRADALAAVEAALGKLGAEAAREAGAVRRLQQEVVEAPSDAVRAAEREAFSARLESAFRPALVTLQTLETRLAHGRSAAAALETRLRRLEHAAVLEKRAADMRRGERLAARLANQRAAMCDMAALAFAVLAIWLVMWGV
- a CDS encoding SNAP receptor SNC2 (Syntenic homolog of Saccharomyces cerevisiae YOR327C (SNC2) and YAL030W (SNC1); 1-intron) codes for the protein MSSSVPYDPYVPPEGAQSQSKAAALKAEIDDTVGIMRDNINKVAERGERLTSIQDKADNLAVSAQGFKRGANRVRKQMWWKDLKMRLCLVLVVVLLLIVIIVPIVVHFT
- the MYO2 gene encoding myosin 2 (Syntenic homolog of Saccharomyces cerevisiae YOR326W (MYO2) and YAL029C (MYO4)), with amino-acid sequence MSYEVGTRCWYPDKEQGWIGGEITKHRLVGDKYQLDLTLENGEVVEITAPSVEEGSCEELPLLRNPPILEATEDLTSLSYLNEPAVLHAIKARYAQLNIYTYSGIVLIATNPFDRVDQLYSQDMIQAYAGRRRGELEPHLFAIAEEAYSLMKNSKQNQTIVVSGESGAGKTVSAKYIMRYFATVEQSNLVGSGGSMHHIEMSETEKKILATNPIMEAFGNAKTTRNDNSSRFGKYLEILFDKDISIIGARIRTYLLERSRLVFQPPSERNYHIFYQLLAGLPEETKKELKLGGVEEYHYMNQGGASEIQGVDDREEYAITTKALSLVDITERTQTALFKVLAALLHIGNIDVKKTRNDASVSATDPSLEIACELLGIDAYNFAKWITKKQITTRSEKIVSNLNYGQAVVARDSVAKFIYSALFDWLVENINNVLCNPAVINEIASFIGVLDIYGFEHFEKNSFEQFCINYANEKLQQEFNQHVFKLEQEEYVKEEIQWSFIEFNDNQPCIDLIENKLGILSLLDEESRLPAGSDETWTQKLYQTLDKPPTNTVFSKPRFGQTKFVVSHYAHDVAYDVEGFIEKNRDTVSDGHLEVLKGSTNETLLAILETIDRNAAKLAEKLESQKKPGPTTRTVNRKPTLGSLFKQSLVELMSTINSTNVHYIRCIKPNEEKEAWKFDNLMVLSQLRACGVLETIRISCAGFPTRWTYDEFALRYHILVPSTNWTKIFATGTTEEEINQLCKNILDTTVTDKEKYQLGNTKIFFKAGMLAFLEKKRTDKLNSSSTMIQKKIKGIYYRRRYLEITNAIKRTHSVAKGNLLRARIDLEFKTWAAITIQSLYRGSLIRRDTIHLLDSIIRTQSLLRRSLARKELRARLETDAAITIQKNIRAFKPRTSYITNRRSTIVVQSLVRRRFAKRKLETLKQEAKSVSHLKEVSYKLENKVIELTESLAAKVKENKDLNSRIKELQLSLNESANIRELLKTKQEEYRKSIDQQKDTHAAAYEEVTGRLTLAMKEVDDARQEIDQLKSKQEDLKLEVKAKIEELSKVRQDLSDSRTQNSDLSNEVSSLKEEIARLHNAIRNAPATGTLSPTRSKRISSYSGLDNIGSPKQWNVVSLNNGLMEEETRSIMSQLSQINDELYKLLNDDRPLTSEIVEGLLKSGKIPQPGFAANLTRKEVLYPARVLIIILSDMWRLGLTEQSERFLAEVLSTIQTLVTNLKGDNVIINGAFWLTNVRELYSFAIYAHDSILNDNAYIKDLNEDEYKQYVTLVSVLKDDFESLSYNIYNIWLKKLQKELEKRAVSAVVMSQSLPGFIVPESSAFLPKIFSSSSSYKMDDILTFFNTIYWSMKAYHVETEVYREVIMSLLRYVDAICFNDLIMKRNFLSWKRGLQLNYNVTRLEEWCKVHHIPEGSDCLEHMLQASKLLQLKKANMEDINIIWEICSSLKPAQIQKLISQYSAADYEVPIPQEILSFVADRVKKESALSNDGKSASHSSDIFLPVATGSFADPFSQIEPREINKIEAHIPAWLNLPISRRVVELITENVSAQESQAQDLE
- the SAW1 gene encoding DNA-binding protein SAW1 (Syntenic homolog of Saccharomyces cerevisiae YAL027W (SAW1)), encoding MSPTHALLQLQPGYVMPVRVFINRREVLNNAASCSLFEAPILSNSAIVRLKSPSVRVHLSEDDKQSLLAELRDDLLYIIYELGSPGAEETLRKFKIGGLADFRDIVRAAEQGDRPEQPIPGLDLHTMTFERLDKQRFRLHFEHNWVVNIILNDIRKLAVWRRLLLCDIAPIGVPAAAAPAPMPAGAPYVLLRERRGRVSPQGMLQEDAPEGVPREGDLNVEQKPVLDYRYKSVTNLGPGIEIHVLQRPRRVRPR